The nucleotide sequence CGCGCTGTACTCCCTGGGCCAGCGGCAATTCCACTGGGAACATGCCGCCTACCGCCCGCGCACGCCGCGCGCGGCCGAATGGCTGCAGCGCTATATCGAAGAACGCGAACTGTGGGAACGGCAGCCGCGCAAGCAGCGCCTGCAGAACGAGCGCGCCATCGAGCGCATGCGGCGCCACCCGTCGCCCGGCTGGCGGCGGGCCAACCGGGCCCATCCCGTCATTTATTTTGTCTCGCGGCACATGCCCTTGTGGTGGCGCCTGCACGTGCCCGCCGCGCTGGCGCGGCATTACGAACAGGCCTTGCAGTCGCCGCCGCTGCTGGTGCGCGGCCTGCGCAAACTGCAGGGCAGCGGAATCGGCTGGCCCAAGTGGTACGTCTGGATCTTCGTCGGCATTCTGGCCAACGGCCTGCACGCGTGGTCTACCCAGTCGCAGCGGCCCACCGCCAGCCAGGCCCGCCCGCAGCAAACGCAGGCCGCCCCTAAGCCGCAGGCTCCGGCCGACCAGCTGCAGCCGATTACCAGCTTCGCCGGCGGCAAGCGCGCCTACCGCATTACCGGCCCGGTCGCCGGCGGCAACCCGAACGGCCAGGCCTTGCTGGAAGTGCCCATTCCGGCCTATCCCAAAAACGGCTGGGGCGCGCGCGGCACCGTGTACATCACGCTGACCGTGACGTCGTGGGGCGAAGTGCAGGCCGCGGTCAGCCAGAGTTCAGGCAGCAGGCCGCTGGATTCCGCCGCCCTGGCCGCCGCCCAGGGCGCGCGCGTCGATGGCAAGCTGGCGTACTCGCTGACGGCCCGGCTGCCGTTCGAGTTCCGTCCGCAACAGCCGCCGGCCGCGCCGAAATAGCCGGCCGTGGCGCGGGCCCGGGGGCGGCCCGCCCGGCGGGCCACACCCCCATGGCCGCGCTCAGGCCTTGAGCTGGTCGCGGATGGGCAGGCTGCGAATGCGCTTGCCGGTTGCGGCGAAGATGGCATTGCACAGGGCCGGGGCGAACGGCGGCACCGCCGGCTCGCCCACGCCGCCCAGCGGCATGTCGTAGCCGTGCTCGACCAGGTGCACCTTGATGTCGCGCGGCGCCTCTGACATGCGCGCGACTTCGTATTGGTGGAAGTTGGTCTGGTTGGTGCGCCCCTTCGCGAACGAGATCTCGCTGCGGGTAGCCAGGCTCAGGCCCATGATGCACGCGCCTTCGGCCTGGGCGCGCACGCGGTCGGGGTGCACCTGCGGCCCGCAATCCACCGCCACGTGCACCTGCTCCACGGCCAGGCTGCCGTCCTTGCCCACCGCCACTTCCACCACCGTGGCGACGTATGTCACGAAGCTGTAGCTGACAGCCAGCCCCAGCCCGCGGCCGGCTTCGAGTTTGCGCCCCCAGCCCGCCTCGCGGGTCGCCACCTCGACCACATGGCGCATGCGGCCGGTATCCAGCGGATAGGTGGCGGGCGACTCGCCATAGTTCCAGCCGTCGGACATGTCGGCGGGCGAGATCTTGCGCGGCGGGCCGATCAGTTCGAGCAGGTAATCGCGGTGGTCGCGCCCCAGCGCGTGGGCCATCTCGGCCGCGAAGCTCTGCACCGCGAAGACGTGCGGAATGTTCGACACGGAGCGGAACCAGCCGATGCGCGTATGCGCGGGCACCGGCACCGATTCGACCCGGAAGTTGGCGATGTCGAACGGGATGTTCACCGCCGACATGCCCAGCTCGAACGGCTGCTGGCCCTGCGCATTGGCGACAAAAGTAGAGCCGATAGTAGGCGCCGCGGTGCGGTGCAGCCAGGCCACCGCCTTGCCCTGCGCGTCGAAGCCGGCTTCCAGGTGTTCTACCGAGACGGTATGGAAGTAGTCGTTGGTGATGTCGTCTTCGCGCGCCCAGGTCACCTTGACCGGCTTGCCGTCCATGGCGCGCGACAGCAAGGCGGCCTCGACCACGAAGTCCGACTTCGACTTGCGCCCGAAGGCCCCGCCCAGCAAGGTCTGGTGCACGGTCACCGCCGCGGTGTCCAGGCCCAGGTGCTTGGCCACGTTTTCGCGCGTGCCGTAGGGCGACTGCACGCAGGCCCAGAC is from Bordetella petrii and encodes:
- a CDS encoding J domain-containing protein translates to MQAIFTVLGITPTADTRAIRRAYAQRLKTLDQHTQAGEFEALRRAYETALDWARNAGAAAEAQEPAAPAPDAGNPADPESAPQPPAALADIPASGYAPRQPQQTVRQVPRHATWRAARERRRIVDESIAELMQTEPQALPAAWKRLTSQPGLESLDAMADFGDRLLEHIAERPDGQYALYSLGQRQFHWEHAAYRPRTPRAAEWLQRYIEERELWERQPRKQRLQNERAIERMRRHPSPGWRRANRAHPVIYFVSRHMPLWWRLHVPAALARHYEQALQSPPLLVRGLRKLQGSGIGWPKWYVWIFVGILANGLHAWSTQSQRPTASQARPQQTQAAPKPQAPADQLQPITSFAGGKRAYRITGPVAGGNPNGQALLEVPIPAYPKNGWGARGTVYITLTVTSWGEVQAAVSQSSGSRPLDSAALAAAQGARVDGKLAYSLTARLPFEFRPQQPPAAPK